GCGACACAAAAGGGCCCGCCGGCGCGTGCCGACGGGCCCGATGCGTGCGATGGTGCCCCCAACGAGACTCGAACTCGTGTTACCGCCTTGAAAGGGCGGTGTCCTAGGCCACTAGACGATGGGGACGCAAGCAAGCAGTATACCAGACTGGCGCCGCGTGCGGGGCGGCTACCACTCCAGCCCCGCATTATCTGCGAACGCGCGCGCGGACTGCACCATGCCGGGCTGGTCTTGCACCCACGTCACCAGGTCCGGCACGTCCACCACGATGGGGTCGGCCTCGTGCACGGCAAGCGTGACCTCCTCGAAGCTGTACGGCGTGGCCGCGGGGCGGTCTGGCAGGTAGGTGTCCACCATCACAGGGCGCAGCAGCGCGTACACGCCGCCCTCGCACAGGGTGTCCAGCCCCTTGAGCGCGCGCCGCGCGGCGCCCATGCGGCCGAGCTTGTAGAACAGGATGAGCCGCGCGAGCTGCGTCCAGCTGTCGCCGCGCCGCCCGAACGACGCCTCCAGCGCATCGAGCGCCGCCTCGTCCTCGAGCCGCGCGAGCGCGAGCGCGCTGGTGTGGCGCGCGCCCAGCGGATCTAAGGGGGAGGCGCCCGTCACCTGGCGCGCCACGGAGTCCGCCATGCGGTAGCGCGCGGAGTCCAGGCACGTGCGCGCGATGGCCGCCTTCACGCGCAGCCGCCCGCGCGCGAACACGTCCGACCACGCGTCCGCCCCGGCCTCCTGCGCCACGGGACCCAGCCGCCGGGTGGCGTCGTCGTCTATCGCAAGCAGCGCGTTCAGCAGCAGGTCCGGATCCGGGTCCTGCGCCAGCGCAAGCAGCAGCTGCGCCTCCGTGCAGTTCGGGTCCAGCGCCAGGGCGCGCACGCACTCGTCGCCCAGGCGCTCCATCCGCTTCGCGCGCTGCGAGAAGAACTCGCCATCGTCCAGGAGGTCGTCACCCTCGCGCGCCTCGTCCAGCGCCGCGACGGCGCGCGCCACCACGGCGAACGCCTCGTCCGAGCCGTCCTCCATGAAGCGCTCTGGGTCCTCGCGCACGGCAAGCAGCAGCTCGGCATAGCCGCTGTCAGAAAGCCCCAGCTTGGCGCGGCGCTTTGCCGCGAGCCTCAGCACCAGCTCCTCGCGTCCGTCCATCACCTGTCGCCCCCGTCCGCGCGAAGCTCCGCCACGTCGCGCGGGTCCAGCCGCTGCGCCTGCGCCGCGACCCACGAACCCAGCGCGCCGCGCCCGTGGCTGTCGCGACCCTCCTGAAACAGCACCGTGGCCTCGGACGCCGCGACGATGAGCTCGTCCTCGCTGTACGGCGGCACGGCCAGGCGGCAGAACACGCCGTCCGGCAGCTCGCGCTGGCTGGCGAGCGTCGCGGCGGCGTGCGGGTACGCGGCCAGCAGCGCGCGCAGCTGGCGCAGGGCGTCGTCCATGTCGTGGCGGCTGTGCGCCAGCGACATGCGCGCGATGAGCTGCCATGCGTCCGGGCCCTCGTGCCGGCGCGGCACGCCCAGGGTCGCGGAGCGCTGCGCAAGGGCGTCCAGTCCGGCCGCGTCCTCGAGCTTGGCGTAGGCCAGCGCGGCCGAGAAGCGCACGTCCGCGGCGTCGTTGGGGTCTGCCTCAAGCGCGCGGCGGCAGATGTCCAGGCACTGCCGGTTGCGGCCGCAGATGAGGGCCTTGTCCGCCATGGTCGCGAGCCAGCGCAGGTACGGTCGCATCGCGAGGTCTGCCTCCAGAAGCGAGCGGTCGCCGTCGTCCTTGGCAAGGGCCGCGTCCCGGGCGGCCGTGCACGAGCGGCGCACGTCCTTCTCGCCCTGCTCAAGGTACTGGTAGAACGCGTCAAAGCCGGCGATCGTGGCCGCGTGCTGCATGCGTGCGGCGTCGTGGCAGCCGGGATCGAGCGCCAGGGCCTCGTCCAGCAGCGTGTGGCCGCGCTGGATGAGCTCGGCCGCGCGGGCGTCGGACTCCGCAAACGGCAGCTGGTAGTCGATCACCATGGCGGCGCGGGCCACCAGGTGAAACGCTCGGTCTGCGTCCGTCTGCGGCAGCGAGTCGCGGTCTTGCGAGAAGCGCCGCCCAAACGATGCGAACGCCTGCGTGGCACCCGCGGCGACGCCGCCGTCGAGCGAGCGCGCGAAGCGCAGGCCCAGGCGCTGGTAGTCCTCGCGGTTTGGATCAAACGACACGGTGCGCCTCCCTCCTGCGCGCGGCCGACGCGGGTGCGCGGCCGCCGTTGCCGTGGGCCCCTGCGCGGGCCCCTACCTGTGGTTGCGTTAGTCAATCCTAGCGAAGTTTCGCCGCGCGTGCTACGCCTTCGCGCGGAACTCCGTGGGCGTCATGCCGTAGCGCCGCCGGAACCTGCGGTTGAAGTACGAGAAGTTGTCGAACCCGCACGACTGCGCGATGGCGCCCACCGGGTCGGACGTCTTCTCCAGGTAGTACGAGGCGGCCGTCAGGCGGCACTCCGTCACGTACTGGCCGTACGTCATTCCCATGTCCTTCTTGAACACCCGCATGAAGTGCGCCTTGCTGTAGCCGGCCAGCCGCGCGGCGTCCTCCACGCTCGGCGGCGCTACGTAGTTTGCGTTTACCTCGCGCAGCACCGTGCGCAGGCGCTCCGCCGCGGGCTCCGCACGATCCGGCGCATCTGCGCTGCGGAAGGCGTACAGTGCGTCTAGCAGCAGAAACAGCCTGCTCTTCACCACCATGGAATACCCGGGCTGCCTCACGGCGCACGCGGCGTCCGCCCCGTCCAGCGCCCAGCGCACGCGCTCGTAGAACTCCGTTCCCTCCGGCACGGGCCGCGCAAAGCGCAGCGTGCCCTCGCGCAGGGGTTCCAGCACGTTGGCGCGGCACCAGTCGTTGGGCTCATGGCTGTCCAGGATGTCCAGCGAGAAGATGATGTTCTCGTACTCCATGCGCGAGCCCTCGTCCCCGTCGATGGCGTGGATCTCTCCCGGCAGGATGGGCACGATGGAGCCGGCGTGCACGTGGTGCCGCACGAAGTTGGTGCTCACGGTGCCGCTGCCGCGCTTGACGTACACGATCTCCATCTGGTCGTGCCAGTGCGGCCTCACGCGGGCGAAGTCCTGCGGGATGGTGCAGAGGTACGTGTTGTACGCAAACCCCGGCGCCTCGTGCACGCCGGTCTCGCGGTACTGCTCGTATCTGGCAAAGTCCATCGGCCGGACACCCCCGTTCTTCTCGCCCTGCGCACGCGCCACGTCCGCGGCGTTGGCGCCCCGCAGAGCCGTACGCTCTGGAAACGGTTGCGTGCTGGAAACACGTCAGTCGTTTCATGTCATGATGCTAGTTTAGTACTAATAGAAGGCATCATGATGCAAGAATTTGCCAGCCGTCTGCAACTATAGTGCTTGTTAACGTCAGCAATGACCTGAAAGGAACCCATCATGACCGAGTTTAGCCTCGCCTCCTATGCCAACAAGCCGCTTGCGGAGTGCACGGAGCTCGAGCTTTTTAACGCGCTGCTGAGCCTCACGAAGGACGCGGCGGCCGAGAAGGGCTACAACCAGGGCAAGAAGCGCCTGTACTACATCTCCGCGGAGTTCCTGATCGGCAAGCTCCTGAGCAACAACCTCATAAACCTGGGGCTGTACGACCAGGTGCGCGCGGAGCTCGCCGAGGCCGGTCGCGACCTGGCCGAGCTTGAGGAGTTCGAGAACGAGCCGTCGCTGGGCAACGGAGGCCTGGGCCGCCTGGCCGCGTGCTTCTTGGACTCCTGCGCCACGCTGGGGCTGCCCGCGTCCGGCGTGGGCCTTGCGTACCACTGCGGCCTCTTTAGGCAGAGCTTCGACAAGAACAAGCAGTACGAGTCGCCGGACTATTGGCTCAGGTGGGGCCAAGAGAGCTGGATGCGCCGCACGCCCAAGCACTACACCGTGAACTTTGGCGACCTTTCCGTCACCTCTACCATGTACCAGATAGACGTGACGGGCTACCACAGCCAGTGCGACACGCTCAACCTCTTTGACGTGGACACCGTGGACGAGCGCGTCATCAAGAATCGCATCAACTTCGACAAGTCGCAGGTCGCGAAGAACCTGACGCTCTTCTTGTACCCGGACGATTCCGACGAGGCCGGCCGCATCCTGCGCGTGTACCAGGAGTACTTCATGGTGAGCAACGCGGCGCAGCTCATGCTGGACGAGTGCGTGGAGCGCGGCAGCAACCTGCACGACCTCGCGGACTACGCCGCCGTGCAGATTAACGACACGCACCCCACCATGGTGATCCCGGAGCTCATCAGGCTCTTGGGCGAGCGCGGCATCGGC
This sequence is a window from Parafannyhessea umbonata. Protein-coding genes within it:
- a CDS encoding response regulator receiver protein; this encodes MSFDPNREDYQRLGLRFARSLDGGVAAGATQAFASFGRRFSQDRDSLPQTDADRAFHLVARAAMVIDYQLPFAESDARAAELIQRGHTLLDEALALDPGCHDAARMQHAATIAGFDAFYQYLEQGEKDVRRSCTAARDAALAKDDGDRSLLEADLAMRPYLRWLATMADKALICGRNRQCLDICRRALEADPNDAADVRFSAALAYAKLEDAAGLDALAQRSATLGVPRRHEGPDAWQLIARMSLAHSRHDMDDALRQLRALLAAYPHAAATLASQRELPDGVFCRLAVPPYSEDELIVAASEATVLFQEGRDSHGRGALGSWVAAQAQRLDPRDVAELRADGGDR
- a CDS encoding helix-turn-helix transcriptional regulator → MDFARYEQYRETGVHEAPGFAYNTYLCTIPQDFARVRPHWHDQMEIVYVKRGSGTVSTNFVRHHVHAGSIVPILPGEIHAIDGDEGSRMEYENIIFSLDILDSHEPNDWCRANVLEPLREGTLRFARPVPEGTEFYERVRWALDGADAACAVRQPGYSMVVKSRLFLLLDALYAFRSADAPDRAEPAAERLRTVLREVNANYVAPPSVEDAARLAGYSKAHFMRVFKKDMGMTYGQYVTECRLTAASYYLEKTSDPVGAIAQSCGFDNFSYFNRRFRRRYGMTPTEFRAKA